A genomic region of Desulfitobacterium chlororespirans DSM 11544 contains the following coding sequences:
- a CDS encoding ribonucleotide reductase N-terminal alpha domain-containing protein: MSFQESAPKAWLKANLTPNARVILEKRYLKQENGKVAESPEDMLYRVASIIAQVEETFGKTKKEVKELAKSFYEMMAKLEFMPNSPTLMNAGRDLGQLSACFVLPVEDSMEEIFDAIKSAAIIHKSGGGTGFSFSRLRPKNSTVRSTGGVASGPVSFMKVFNAATEAVKQGGTRRGANMGILRVDHPDIREFITCKENNKEITNFNISVGITEEFMKAVQEKRHYNLIDPHTKEADGQLYAPEVFQLIVDHAWRNGEPGIIFLDRLNRDNPTPQLGEIEATNPCVTGDTWVLTEEGAAQVRDLLGSQVKLALNGEYHETSEEGFFATGVKQVLTLKTQQGYELKVTADHLIRVASDMTRYKVSQEWKPAGELKPGDTIVLSNNRGIQWQGKGTKEEGYLLGLLLGDGTLKEEGAVISIWGEGEEAKSMMEAAEKAAFSLTHRQDFQGFQKEISERHEHRMRSAALRDLAQQYGILPGSKSITQELEKTGQDFYQGLLRGLYDTDGTVTGIQEKGVSVRLWQTDLAGLKVVQRMLQRLGIISTLYEGRKPAGQKLMPDGHGGSKEYPVQAGHELVISQDNIEIFAEKVGFSNSKKARLLTERLDIYQRSLNRERFVDNIVTCVPGHEEEVFDAQVPGINAFDANGIYVHNCGEQPLLPNEACNLGSINLKLMVTEKNGKVVVDWERLGRITRLATRFLDNVIEANTYPLPAIEEMVKGNRKIGLGVMGFADMLILLQTSYASEDAVEYAEKVMNFIQTEARLESQSLAEERGTFPNYQGSVYEGVRPLRNATLTTIAPTGTISMICGASSGVEPLFAVAYTKTVMDGTTLIEVNPIFQSLAEEYGFNSPELMRKIAEKGTVLGFPEVPNWVQEVFVTAQEIEPEWHIRIQAAFQKYTDNAVSKTINFANEATHEDIAKAYELAHELNCKGLTVYRDGSREEQVLSTGIAKKAEEKAEGAKGQVSGTERNSDEVIIPKVPFIPEVNTVLPRPRPATTTGVTEKIRIGCGNLYVSVMADEKGICEIFTNTGRAGGCSSQSEATARLISIALRSGISVDAIIEQVKGIRCPACIRREGVNVTSCPDAIARVIKEYVELGKGKINPVKVNSQPAVEEKPVQTKSASITNPQKTRATIAEGNACPECGMGINHESGCVVCTHCGYSKCG, from the coding sequence TTGAGTTTCCAAGAATCAGCACCGAAAGCCTGGCTGAAAGCCAATTTAACACCCAATGCCCGGGTCATTCTGGAAAAACGCTATCTCAAGCAAGAGAATGGCAAGGTTGCGGAAAGCCCGGAAGATATGCTTTATCGGGTCGCCAGCATCATAGCCCAAGTGGAGGAAACCTTTGGCAAAACCAAAAAAGAAGTCAAAGAACTGGCCAAATCCTTCTATGAGATGATGGCTAAACTGGAGTTTATGCCTAATTCCCCAACCTTAATGAATGCAGGACGTGACCTGGGTCAACTCAGCGCCTGCTTTGTTTTGCCTGTGGAAGATAGTATGGAGGAAATTTTCGATGCCATAAAAAGCGCAGCGATTATTCATAAATCCGGCGGAGGAACAGGCTTTAGCTTCTCCCGCCTCCGTCCCAAAAACAGCACTGTCCGTTCCACCGGCGGAGTGGCCTCCGGCCCTGTGTCTTTTATGAAGGTTTTCAATGCGGCCACTGAAGCTGTGAAGCAGGGCGGGACCCGCCGTGGAGCTAATATGGGAATCCTGCGGGTGGATCATCCGGATATTCGGGAATTCATCACCTGCAAGGAAAACAATAAAGAGATTACCAATTTCAATATTTCCGTAGGGATTACGGAAGAGTTTATGAAGGCAGTCCAGGAAAAACGCCATTATAACCTGATCGACCCTCATACCAAGGAAGCCGATGGACAGCTTTATGCACCGGAAGTCTTTCAATTGATCGTAGATCATGCCTGGAGAAATGGCGAACCGGGAATCATTTTCCTGGATCGTCTGAACCGGGACAACCCTACCCCTCAGTTAGGTGAGATCGAAGCTACCAATCCTTGTGTAACCGGCGATACTTGGGTTCTTACAGAGGAAGGAGCTGCTCAAGTTAGAGATCTCCTGGGTAGTCAGGTTAAATTAGCCCTTAACGGCGAATATCATGAGACATCAGAGGAAGGATTTTTCGCAACAGGGGTCAAACAGGTTCTGACCCTTAAGACCCAACAAGGATATGAATTAAAGGTGACAGCGGATCATCTGATCCGTGTTGCTTCAGATATGACTCGTTATAAAGTATCCCAGGAATGGAAGCCGGCAGGAGAGCTCAAGCCTGGCGACACCATCGTCCTTTCCAATAACCGTGGTATTCAATGGCAAGGGAAAGGAACAAAGGAAGAGGGATATCTGCTTGGTCTTCTTCTCGGAGATGGAACCCTTAAGGAAGAGGGAGCGGTTATTTCGATCTGGGGTGAGGGTGAAGAGGCAAAGTCCATGATGGAAGCTGCAGAAAAAGCGGCCTTTAGTTTAACTCATCGCCAAGACTTCCAAGGCTTCCAAAAGGAAATCAGCGAGAGACATGAACATCGGATGAGGTCTGCGGCCTTAAGGGATCTTGCCCAGCAGTATGGGATTCTTCCCGGAAGTAAATCCATTACTCAGGAATTAGAAAAGACAGGGCAGGATTTTTATCAGGGACTGTTGCGAGGGCTCTACGATACAGATGGCACGGTAACAGGAATTCAGGAAAAAGGCGTATCGGTCCGGCTCTGGCAAACCGACCTGGCAGGGCTTAAGGTCGTACAACGGATGCTTCAACGCCTGGGTATCATTTCCACACTTTATGAGGGGCGTAAACCAGCCGGACAAAAGCTTATGCCCGATGGTCATGGAGGCTCTAAAGAGTATCCAGTACAAGCGGGTCATGAATTAGTTATCTCCCAAGATAACATAGAAATCTTTGCCGAAAAGGTTGGATTCAGCAACTCGAAGAAGGCCCGGCTTCTTACCGAGAGGCTCGATATCTATCAACGTTCCTTAAACAGAGAACGTTTTGTTGACAACATCGTGACCTGTGTCCCTGGCCATGAAGAAGAGGTCTTTGATGCCCAAGTTCCGGGGATCAACGCTTTTGATGCTAATGGCATCTATGTGCATAATTGCGGCGAGCAGCCCTTGCTTCCCAACGAAGCCTGCAATCTGGGCTCGATTAATCTTAAACTCATGGTTACTGAGAAAAACGGCAAAGTCGTGGTGGACTGGGAGCGCTTAGGCCGGATTACCCGTCTGGCTACCCGCTTCCTGGATAATGTCATTGAAGCCAACACTTACCCCCTCCCGGCCATCGAAGAGATGGTGAAAGGCAATCGCAAGATCGGCCTGGGAGTTATGGGTTTTGCGGATATGCTGATTCTTCTGCAGACCTCTTATGCCTCAGAAGATGCTGTAGAGTATGCTGAGAAGGTCATGAACTTCATTCAGACTGAGGCCCGCTTGGAATCCCAAAGCCTGGCTGAAGAGAGGGGCACTTTCCCCAACTATCAAGGCTCTGTCTATGAGGGCGTGCGTCCTCTGCGCAATGCCACCCTGACCACTATCGCACCTACAGGAACCATCTCCATGATCTGCGGTGCTTCCAGCGGAGTGGAACCCCTCTTTGCCGTGGCCTATACCAAGACGGTCATGGATGGGACGACTTTAATCGAAGTCAACCCCATCTTCCAAAGCCTTGCTGAAGAGTATGGCTTCAACTCCCCGGAGCTTATGCGCAAGATTGCGGAGAAAGGGACCGTCCTGGGCTTCCCGGAAGTGCCTAACTGGGTACAGGAGGTTTTTGTCACTGCTCAGGAGATCGAGCCCGAATGGCATATCCGCATTCAGGCTGCCTTTCAAAAATATACAGATAACGCCGTTTCTAAAACCATTAACTTTGCTAATGAAGCTACCCATGAGGATATCGCAAAAGCCTATGAACTGGCCCATGAACTCAACTGCAAGGGTCTGACCGTTTATCGGGACGGCAGCCGGGAAGAACAAGTTCTCTCCACAGGAATCGCCAAGAAGGCCGAAGAAAAGGCAGAGGGAGCTAAGGGGCAAGTTTCCGGTACGGAGCGGAATTCTGATGAGGTTATTATTCCCAAGGTGCCTTTCATCCCCGAAGTGAATACCGTATTACCCCGCCCCCGCCCCGCCACTACGACAGGAGTTACCGAGAAGATCCGCATCGGCTGCGGTAATCTCTATGTCAGTGTCATGGCTGATGAGAAGGGAATCTGCGAGATCTTCACCAACACCGGACGGGCCGGAGGCTGCTCCTCTCAATCTGAGGCCACAGCCCGCTTAATCTCTATCGCTCTTCGCTCCGGAATTTCTGTGGATGCGATCATCGAGCAGGTCAAAGGCATTCGCTGCCCCGCCTGCATTCGCCGGGAAGGAGTTAACGTCACCTCCTGTCCCGATGCCATCGCCCGTGTGATTAAGGAATATGTAGAACTGGGTAAAGGCAAGATTAATCCCGTGAAAGTGAATTCCCAGCCGGCAGTGGAAGAAAAGCCGGTCCAAACCAAGAGCGCTTCCATTACCAACCCCCAAAAGACCCGTGCCACAATCGCTGAAGGCAATGCCTGCCCCGAATGCGGTATGGGCATCAATCACGAAAGCGGCTGTGTCGTCTGCACCCACTGCGGATATTCGAAGTGCGGTTGA
- the nrdR gene encoding transcriptional regulator NrdR, with product MHCPFCGNDETKVLESRQVEEGTAVRRRRECERCARRFTTFEKFEDTPLIVVKKDGRREEFSRGKLKAGILRACEKRPVSIEQIETLVYEIEKGLRNGSEREVQSKAIGEAVMNALVHLDEVAYIRFASVYREFKDVQRFLEELHELVEKKSSK from the coding sequence TTGCATTGTCCATTTTGTGGGAATGATGAGACGAAAGTCCTGGAATCCCGGCAAGTAGAGGAAGGGACCGCTGTACGTCGGCGGCGGGAATGTGAACGGTGTGCCCGGCGGTTCACCACTTTCGAAAAATTTGAAGATACACCGTTGATTGTGGTCAAAAAGGATGGGCGCAGGGAGGAATTTTCCCGGGGGAAGCTGAAAGCCGGTATCTTACGAGCCTGTGAAAAGCGGCCCGTTTCTATAGAGCAGATCGAAACGCTGGTCTATGAGATCGAAAAAGGTCTGCGCAACGGCAGCGAACGTGAGGTGCAGAGTAAGGCCATTGGTGAAGCGGTCATGAATGCTTTGGTCCATCTGGATGAAGTGGCTTATATACGATTCGCTTCCGTTTATCGGGAGTTTAAGGATGTTCAGCGTTTTTTAGAAGAGCTGCATGAATTAGTGGAAAAAAAGAGCAGCAAATAA
- a CDS encoding nitrilase family protein, which produces MLQDIRIGLTQFEAKVGDTERNLQEIIRIAEAASSQGVSLLCYPECALHGYSPKDASEIADPLDSTAVARLRECARDLGLLLLVGMVEKSPEGKKPYISQLIVFPDREPEVYRKVHLGRIEQHYFTAGDSFPIFAAVGVRFSVGICWDWHFPELSAICSLKGAEIQFAPHASPVVSGDRKEIWKRYLGARAYDNSVYLCACNLVGTNNRDKEFSGGILVFGPKGEVLAENQDTQEQLFVVDLPAKPINTLRSPKRQSMRDTFFLADRRKELYKELLELEIEKMPQMPHD; this is translated from the coding sequence ATGTTACAGGATATTCGGATTGGACTCACTCAATTCGAAGCTAAAGTGGGAGATACCGAGAGAAATTTGCAGGAGATTATCCGGATCGCGGAAGCTGCTTCCTCCCAAGGAGTCAGCCTATTATGTTATCCTGAGTGTGCACTTCACGGTTACTCTCCTAAAGATGCCTCGGAAATTGCGGACCCATTGGATAGCACGGCCGTAGCCCGCCTTAGGGAGTGTGCCCGGGATCTTGGCCTCCTCTTGCTTGTGGGGATGGTTGAAAAATCTCCGGAGGGGAAGAAGCCCTATATTTCTCAATTGATTGTGTTTCCGGATCGTGAGCCGGAGGTCTATCGTAAAGTCCATCTTGGCCGCATTGAGCAACATTATTTTACGGCGGGGGACTCTTTCCCCATCTTTGCAGCGGTTGGAGTCAGGTTTTCTGTAGGTATATGCTGGGATTGGCATTTTCCGGAGCTTTCAGCCATCTGTTCTTTAAAAGGAGCAGAAATTCAATTTGCCCCCCATGCCTCCCCTGTAGTCTCCGGGGATCGGAAAGAGATTTGGAAGAGGTATCTGGGAGCCCGGGCTTATGACAATTCAGTCTATCTTTGCGCCTGTAATCTTGTGGGCACCAACAACAGAGATAAAGAGTTCAGCGGAGGGATTTTGGTTTTCGGCCCTAAAGGAGAAGTATTAGCTGAAAATCAAGATACTCAGGAACAATTATTTGTAGTTGACCTTCCGGCAAAGCCGATTAATACCTTAAGAAGTCCGAAACGGCAGTCTATGCGGGATACTTTTTTCTTAGCGGACCGCCGGAAAGAGCTTTACAAAGAGCTGTTAGAGCTTGAAATAGAAAAGATGCCTCAGATGCCTCATGACTGA
- a CDS encoding LysR family transcriptional regulator — protein MFEQQFVVFKEVADTKNITLAAKRLHMSQPSISLQIQNMENLYGARFFNRTNKGVTLTKAGEVFYDHVNNILNILTVAQQQISVLTEDQRALIYIGATLTIGEYILPNILAYLYKIRPDVDFKVKIANTETISQEVIEKRIHIGLIEGPTPRNKEIIVEKFWQDELVVVVPSFHPWAARHSITLAELAKERLIMREEGSGTRKVTELALKEMGLDLSQINVTMELGSTQAIKKVVAAGIGITIISSLTVSRECENGLFKVLKVQDSPVYRPLNMLTLAHTTQTKDERFLISMLHDRELIEDIINGNCEDDKELYPCDCLEA, from the coding sequence TTGTTTGAACAGCAGTTTGTCGTCTTTAAAGAAGTCGCGGATACGAAGAACATTACCCTGGCTGCGAAGCGCCTGCATATGAGTCAACCCAGCATCAGCCTGCAGATTCAGAATATGGAGAACCTCTATGGCGCCCGTTTCTTTAATAGAACCAATAAAGGGGTTACCTTAACCAAAGCAGGAGAAGTTTTTTATGATCATGTGAATAATATACTAAATATTCTCACCGTTGCCCAACAACAAATTAGTGTATTAACTGAAGATCAGAGAGCACTCATTTATATCGGGGCTACCTTGACCATTGGTGAATATATTCTGCCGAATATCTTAGCTTATTTGTATAAGATTCGCCCCGACGTGGACTTTAAGGTGAAAATCGCCAATACCGAGACCATATCCCAGGAAGTGATCGAAAAACGCATTCATATCGGACTTATCGAAGGGCCGACCCCTCGTAATAAAGAAATCATTGTCGAGAAGTTTTGGCAGGATGAACTGGTAGTGGTTGTTCCGTCCTTCCACCCCTGGGCCGCCCGCCACAGTATTACCTTGGCTGAACTGGCCAAGGAGCGGCTCATCATGAGAGAAGAAGGCTCGGGCACACGCAAGGTTACCGAACTGGCCCTCAAGGAAATGGGCCTTGACCTCTCTCAGATCAACGTGACTATGGAACTGGGAAGCACTCAGGCTATCAAGAAAGTGGTGGCTGCCGGTATCGGCATTACCATCATTTCATCCCTGACCGTGAGCCGGGAATGTGAAAATGGCTTATTTAAAGTTTTGAAGGTCCAGGACTCACCTGTGTATAGACCCTTGAATATGTTAACACTTGCTCATACTACACAAACTAAGGATGAGCGCTTTCTTATCAGTATGCTGCATGATCGGGAGCTCATCGAAGATATCATCAATGGCAACTGTGAAGATGACAAAGAGCTCTATCCCTGCGACTGTCTGGAAGCATAG
- a CDS encoding cobyrinate a,c-diamide synthase translates to MTTHHEHQQMNTLSTPRLVIGAPQGRSGKTTFTLGLLRALSRQGFPVQPYKKGPDYIDTSWHTAAAGRVSRNLDSFMMSQEDICRSLAQHSQDCQFSLIEGAMGLFDGLDINGSASTAEIAKITSSPVLLVLDATRITRSLGAIVMGCQHFDPNINIVGVVLNKIARARHEKLARETIEQYCGIPVVGAIPKDSRILIPDRHLGLVTNGEWSETDTFLDQLADVVSENVDIAKVMELARTAAPLSYSTLTKFSISQGYPLKAKPPAPRIGVIRDAAFSFYYPENLAVLESKGAELVTISALAHQHLPKDLDALYIGGGFPEVFAEQLANNGILRQEIRLAGEDGLPIYAECGGLMFLGRSIITGDGSYDMVGLLPLDTKMEKKPQGHGYTVMKVLENNPWFRQSKIRGHEFHNSSVLNLDRAKIRFGFEVERGHGIDGKYEGICYKGVLAAYNHIHALGSPDWAECMVKLATQYKERRSKMVFELFKSS, encoded by the coding sequence ATGACCACCCATCATGAACATCAGCAAATGAATACTCTCAGCACCCCTCGTTTGGTTATCGGAGCCCCTCAAGGGCGAAGCGGCAAAACAACCTTTACCCTTGGTCTGCTGCGTGCTCTGAGCCGACAAGGCTTTCCGGTTCAACCTTATAAAAAAGGTCCGGACTACATCGATACCAGTTGGCACACTGCGGCCGCCGGCAGAGTATCCCGTAACCTGGATTCCTTCATGATGAGTCAGGAAGATATTTGCCGCTCCCTTGCACAGCACTCTCAAGACTGTCAATTCAGTCTCATTGAGGGTGCTATGGGACTTTTTGACGGCTTAGATATCAATGGCAGTGCCTCAACGGCTGAGATAGCTAAAATAACATCATCGCCAGTCTTGCTTGTTCTCGATGCAACCCGAATTACCCGCAGTTTAGGGGCTATTGTCATGGGATGCCAACACTTTGATCCCAATATTAATATTGTAGGCGTGGTGTTGAATAAAATAGCCCGTGCCCGACATGAGAAATTGGCCAGAGAAACTATCGAACAATACTGTGGGATTCCGGTGGTGGGGGCGATCCCTAAGGATTCAAGAATTTTGATTCCGGATCGTCATCTGGGGCTGGTCACCAACGGTGAATGGTCCGAAACCGATACTTTCCTGGATCAGCTTGCCGATGTAGTTAGTGAAAATGTAGACATAGCTAAAGTTATGGAGCTGGCACGGACTGCAGCACCTCTTTCTTACTCTACTCTGACTAAGTTTTCTATATCTCAGGGATATCCTCTTAAGGCAAAACCTCCGGCACCGCGCATCGGAGTGATCCGCGATGCGGCCTTTTCCTTTTATTATCCGGAAAACTTGGCTGTCCTTGAGTCTAAAGGAGCAGAATTAGTAACGATCAGTGCCCTCGCTCATCAGCATTTACCTAAGGATCTTGACGCTCTGTATATCGGGGGAGGCTTTCCTGAAGTGTTTGCTGAGCAATTAGCCAACAACGGGATTCTTCGCCAAGAGATACGCTTAGCGGGAGAGGACGGCTTACCGATCTATGCTGAGTGCGGCGGACTTATGTTTTTAGGGAGATCCATTATAACCGGTGATGGTTCCTACGACATGGTGGGATTGCTGCCTTTGGATACTAAGATGGAGAAGAAACCCCAAGGGCATGGCTATACCGTGATGAAAGTTCTGGAAAACAATCCTTGGTTCCGTCAATCAAAGATCCGTGGACATGAGTTCCATAATTCCAGTGTGCTTAACCTGGATCGAGCGAAGATCCGGTTTGGTTTTGAAGTGGAGCGGGGGCACGGTATCGACGGCAAGTATGAGGGGATATGCTATAAGGGCGTATTGGCTGCTTATAATCATATTCATGCCCTGGGTTCTCCCGATTGGGCGGAATGTATGGTGAAGCTGGCCACGCAATATAAAGAACGACGATCGAAGATGGTTTTCGAACTATTTAAAAGCAGCTGA
- a CDS encoding TusE/DsrC/DsvC family sulfur relay protein, which produces MAELVVNGVSYELDEDGFLEDAAEWNEDVAKALAPNEDVEELTEEHWRVINYLRDYYDQYGVAPMVRKLLKDTGYDQKTIYNLFPTGPGKGACKIAGLPKPTGCV; this is translated from the coding sequence ATGGCTGAATTAGTAGTAAATGGAGTGTCCTACGAACTCGATGAAGACGGCTTCTTAGAAGATGCTGCTGAATGGAATGAGGACGTAGCCAAGGCTTTAGCTCCTAACGAAGATGTAGAAGAACTTACCGAAGAGCACTGGAGGGTGATTAATTACCTCCGCGACTATTATGATCAATATGGGGTAGCTCCTATGGTTCGTAAGCTGCTCAAAGATACCGGCTACGATCAAAAAACCATCTACAATCTGTTCCCAACCGGCCCTGGAAAAGGCGCCTGTAAAATTGCCGGACTTCCCAAACCTACCGGCTGCGTATAA
- the dsrP gene encoding sulfate reduction electron transfer complex DsrMKJOP subunit DsrP, whose amino-acid sequence MLEKSLSGSKRYWLWVGFLLAVILGGFLAYLRQYNEGLGVTGMSRDVSWGLYISQFTFLVGVAASAVMVAIPYYLHNYKKFGKIVILGEFLAVPSVIMCILFIFVDVGRPDRILNVLLHPTPHSVMFWDMCVLCGYLLLNLVIGWTALGSERKGFPPPAWVKPLIYLSIPWAVSIHTVTAFLYSGMPGRHLWLTAIMAARFLASAFAAGPALLILLCMIVRKVSTFDPGKEAIQSLAKIVTYAMIANVFFYILEFFTAFYSNIPGHMHPLQYLFAGLHGHGQLVPFMWVAVVLAFVGIFLLVVPKFRRNEKILPFALLSVFIAAWIDKGLGLVLGGFVPTPLEHVVEYTPTATELAVTLMVYAIGALLITILYKVVIGVREEI is encoded by the coding sequence GTGCTTGAGAAATCCTTATCCGGCAGTAAAAGATATTGGCTATGGGTTGGTTTCTTACTGGCAGTTATCTTGGGTGGGTTTCTGGCTTACCTGAGGCAGTATAACGAGGGCTTGGGAGTCACCGGCATGAGCAGAGATGTCAGCTGGGGCCTCTACATTTCCCAATTTACCTTTTTGGTAGGAGTCGCGGCTTCTGCAGTTATGGTGGCCATTCCTTATTACCTGCATAACTACAAGAAGTTTGGCAAAATCGTCATTCTTGGAGAATTCTTAGCCGTACCTTCCGTAATTATGTGTATCCTGTTCATCTTCGTGGACGTAGGGCGCCCGGACAGAATTCTCAATGTCTTGCTTCATCCCACACCCCATTCCGTCATGTTCTGGGATATGTGTGTATTATGCGGTTATCTGCTCCTCAACCTGGTCATTGGCTGGACGGCTTTAGGATCGGAACGCAAAGGATTTCCGCCCCCGGCTTGGGTCAAGCCCCTGATTTATCTCTCCATCCCCTGGGCGGTCAGTATTCATACCGTAACAGCTTTCCTCTACTCCGGGATGCCGGGAAGACATCTCTGGCTTACAGCCATCATGGCAGCCCGCTTCTTAGCCTCAGCTTTTGCGGCGGGACCGGCTTTGCTGATTCTTCTCTGCATGATTGTCCGCAAAGTGAGCACCTTCGACCCAGGAAAGGAAGCTATTCAATCCTTAGCTAAAATTGTCACCTATGCGATGATTGCCAATGTATTTTTCTACATCCTGGAGTTCTTCACCGCATTTTACAGCAATATTCCCGGACACATGCATCCCCTGCAATACCTTTTCGCAGGACTGCATGGACATGGTCAATTGGTACCCTTTATGTGGGTTGCCGTTGTTCTGGCTTTTGTGGGGATCTTCTTACTGGTCGTCCCCAAATTCCGGCGCAACGAAAAAATCTTACCCTTTGCTCTGCTCTCTGTCTTCATAGCGGCTTGGATCGATAAAGGGTTAGGCCTGGTTTTAGGCGGATTTGTTCCTACCCCATTAGAACATGTGGTGGAATACACCCCGACGGCCACAGAATTGGCGGTTACTCTTATGGTATACGCCATCGGTGCCTTGCTGATCACGATCCTTTACAAAGTCGTCATTGGTGTCAGAGAAGAGATATAG
- the dsrO gene encoding sulfate reduction electron transfer complex DsrMKJOP subunit DsrO translates to MSINRREFLKKAGVIAALGLGGAVTLDAFELLEPLKAADFTSENKLAAQRWAMVIDMSKLSQADIDEIIKGCHELHNVPDMGSDKDEIKWIWTDTYEHVFPGDENHYLDEKTKTMPFLTLCNHCDHPPCVRVCPTQATFRREDGVVGMDMHRCIGCRFCMAACPYGARSFNYWDPKPHIAKINPEYPHRSKGVVEKCTLCMERLDQGLPPLCVEKSKGAIVYGDLEDPNSAVRKVLSTHYSIRRKPELGSQPSVYYLIGGEERA, encoded by the coding sequence ATGAGCATCAATCGCAGAGAGTTTCTGAAAAAAGCTGGAGTCATTGCTGCCTTAGGGTTGGGGGGAGCAGTTACCCTCGATGCCTTTGAACTTTTGGAACCCCTTAAAGCAGCGGACTTTACCAGCGAAAACAAATTAGCCGCTCAGCGCTGGGCCATGGTCATCGATATGAGCAAGCTCAGCCAGGCGGATATCGATGAAATTATTAAAGGCTGCCACGAGCTTCATAACGTCCCTGATATGGGGAGTGACAAAGATGAAATCAAGTGGATCTGGACAGATACCTATGAACATGTCTTCCCTGGAGATGAAAACCATTACCTGGATGAGAAAACCAAGACCATGCCTTTCCTGACTCTATGCAATCACTGTGACCATCCGCCCTGTGTCCGGGTCTGTCCTACTCAGGCTACTTTCAGGAGAGAGGACGGAGTAGTGGGGATGGATATGCACCGCTGCATCGGCTGCCGCTTCTGCATGGCCGCCTGCCCTTATGGCGCACGCAGCTTTAACTACTGGGATCCTAAGCCCCATATCGCTAAGATCAATCCGGAATATCCTCACCGCTCCAAAGGCGTCGTCGAAAAATGCACCTTATGTATGGAGCGTCTGGATCAGGGTCTCCCGCCTCTCTGTGTGGAGAAGTCCAAAGGAGCGATAGTCTATGGCGACCTGGAGGATCCCAATTCCGCAGTGAGAAAAGTATTAAGCACCCATTATTCCATTCGCCGCAAGCCTGAATTGGGCTCACAGCCCAGTGTCTATTATCTGATCGGGGGTGAGGAGCGTGCTTGA
- the dsrJ gene encoding sulfate reduction electron transfer complex DsrMKJOP subunit DsrJ: MSKGGKTIGGLLIFVVIAIMPFLYNMGKADAKPEINTDTPVIRELGATQCIEGTEYMRENHMHLLLEWRDAVVREGKTTYTNSQGEQFEMSLQNTCLNCHNDTPETVYYTAETANQGDNQFCYSCHNYAAVEPDCWACHAGPREAEK, encoded by the coding sequence ATGAGTAAGGGAGGAAAAACAATCGGTGGCCTTTTGATCTTTGTGGTGATCGCCATCATGCCCTTCCTTTATAATATGGGCAAGGCGGATGCCAAGCCGGAGATCAATACAGATACCCCGGTGATCCGGGAATTAGGGGCAACTCAGTGCATTGAAGGCACCGAATATATGAGAGAAAACCATATGCACCTCTTGCTGGAATGGCGGGACGCTGTCGTTCGTGAAGGCAAAACAACCTATACCAACAGCCAGGGAGAACAATTTGAAATGAGTCTCCAAAATACCTGCTTAAACTGTCATAACGATACGCCCGAAACAGTTTACTACACAGCCGAGACAGCTAATCAGGGTGATAACCAGTTCTGCTACTCCTGCCATAATTATGCAGCAGTAGAGCCTGATTGCTGGGCTTGCCATGCCGGGCCAAGGGAGGCAGAGAAATGA